In one Bosea sp. RAC05 genomic region, the following are encoded:
- a CDS encoding pyruvate dehydrogenase complex dihydrolipoamide acetyltransferase, with product MPTNILMPALSPTMEKGNLAKWLKKEGDTIKSGDIIAEIETDKATMEVEAVDEGILARIVVPEGTADVAVNEIIGVIAAEGEDAKAAAAPAKAEAPKSEAPKAAPAAAAPAAAPAAAPVASSGERPFASPLARRLAKEAGLDLSKVQGSGPHGRIVEKDVEAAKTGGGAKAAPAAAPATAAPASAPKPAAAPLATGPSDEQVKKLFAADSYEEVPHDGMRKTIARRLLEAKQTVPHFYVTVDCELDALLKLRGELNAAAPEKDGKPVYKLSVNDMVIKALALALKAVPDANVSWTENAMLKHKHADVGVAVSIPGGLITPIIRDACHKSLSQISNEMKDMAARAKARKLKPEEYQGGTTAVSNLGMFGVKDFAAIVNPPHATILAVGAGEQRAVVKGGQLAVATVMSVTLSTDHRAVDGALGAELLAAFKGYIEKPMAMLV from the coding sequence ATGCCGACCAACATCCTGATGCCCGCGCTCTCTCCCACGATGGAGAAGGGCAATCTCGCCAAATGGCTGAAGAAGGAAGGCGATACGATCAAGTCCGGCGACATCATCGCCGAGATCGAGACCGACAAGGCGACGATGGAAGTCGAGGCCGTCGACGAGGGCATCCTCGCCAGGATCGTGGTGCCGGAGGGCACGGCCGACGTCGCCGTCAACGAGATCATCGGCGTGATCGCCGCCGAGGGCGAGGACGCCAAGGCGGCCGCCGCGCCGGCCAAGGCGGAAGCACCCAAGTCTGAAGCACCCAAGGCCGCGCCTGCCGCCGCCGCTCCGGCGGCCGCTCCCGCGGCGGCGCCGGTGGCGTCCTCCGGCGAGCGGCCCTTCGCCTCGCCGCTGGCGCGCCGGCTCGCCAAGGAGGCCGGGCTGGATCTGTCGAAGGTCCAGGGCTCCGGCCCCCATGGCCGCATCGTCGAGAAGGATGTCGAGGCGGCGAAGACCGGTGGCGGGGCCAAGGCCGCACCGGCTGCCGCGCCTGCGACGGCGGCTCCGGCGAGCGCGCCCAAGCCCGCCGCGGCGCCGCTGGCGACCGGCCCCTCCGACGAGCAGGTCAAGAAGCTGTTCGCCGCCGATTCCTATGAAGAGGTGCCGCATGACGGCATGCGCAAGACGATCGCGCGCCGCCTGCTCGAGGCCAAGCAGACCGTCCCGCATTTCTACGTCACCGTGGATTGCGAGCTCGACGCCCTGCTCAAGCTGCGCGGCGAGCTCAACGCCGCCGCGCCCGAGAAGGACGGCAAGCCGGTCTACAAGCTCTCGGTCAACGACATGGTGATCAAGGCCCTGGCCCTGGCGCTGAAGGCCGTGCCGGACGCCAATGTGAGCTGGACCGAGAACGCCATGCTCAAGCACAAGCACGCCGATGTCGGCGTGGCCGTCTCGATCCCCGGCGGGCTGATCACCCCGATCATCCGCGATGCCTGCCACAAGAGCCTGTCGCAGATCTCCAACGAGATGAAGGACATGGCGGCCCGCGCCAAGGCCCGCAAGCTCAAGCCCGAGGAGTATCAGGGCGGCACCACGGCTGTCTCCAATCTCGGCATGTTCGGGGTCAAGGACTTCGCCGCGATCGTGAACCCGCCCCATGCGACGATCCTGGCGGTGGGCGCCGGCGAGCAGCGCGCCGTGGTCAAGGGCGGCCAGCTCGCGGTCGCCACCGTGATGTCGGTAACGCTCTCGACCGACCACCGCGCCGTCGACGGCGCGCTCGGCGCCGAGCTGCTGGCGGCCTTCAAGGGCTATATCGAGAAGCCGATGGCGATGCTGGTGTGA
- the lpdA gene encoding dihydrolipoyl dehydrogenase, giving the protein MADYDIIIIGSGPGGYVAAIRAAQLGYRTAIVEREHLAGICSNWGCIPTKALLRSAEILHYGQHAKDYGLVLEGTFKADLEAVVKRSRGIAARMNNGVQFLMKKNKVDVIWGEAKLTKPGTIQVAPTKKPAMQPQVPPPKNAKGEGTYTADHIIVATGARPRALPGIEPDGKLIWTYFEAMVPAKLPKSLLVMGSGAIGIEFASFYRTMGVEVTVVEVMPQVVPVEDAEIGAFARKAFEKQGIKILTSAKVTKVEKGADSVTAHIEDEKGGKQTITADRMISAVGVVGNIENLGLEALGVKTDRGCIVIDGLCRTNVKGLYAIGDVAGPPMLAHKAEHEGVICVEAIKGLHPHPMDKLMIPGCTYCHPQIASVGLTEAKAKAAGHEIKVGRFPFVANGKAVALGEDSGLAKTIFDAKTGKLLGAHLVGPEVTELIQGFVVAMNLETTEEELMHTVFPHPTISEVMKESVLDAYGKALNA; this is encoded by the coding sequence ATGGCTGACTACGACATCATCATCATCGGCTCCGGCCCCGGCGGCTATGTCGCGGCGATCCGGGCAGCCCAGCTCGGCTACAGGACGGCGATCGTCGAGCGCGAGCATCTCGCCGGCATCTGCTCGAACTGGGGCTGCATCCCGACCAAGGCGCTGCTGCGCTCGGCCGAGATCCTGCACTACGGCCAGCACGCCAAGGATTACGGGCTGGTGCTGGAAGGCACCTTCAAGGCCGATCTCGAAGCGGTTGTGAAGCGCTCGCGCGGGATCGCGGCGCGGATGAACAACGGCGTCCAGTTCCTGATGAAGAAGAACAAGGTCGACGTGATCTGGGGCGAGGCCAAGCTGACCAAACCCGGTACGATCCAGGTCGCGCCGACCAAGAAGCCGGCGATGCAGCCGCAGGTGCCTCCGCCCAAGAACGCCAAGGGCGAGGGCACCTACACCGCCGACCACATCATCGTCGCGACCGGCGCCCGTCCGCGCGCGCTGCCCGGCATCGAGCCGGACGGCAAGCTGATCTGGACCTATTTCGAGGCGATGGTGCCGGCCAAGCTGCCGAAATCGCTGCTCGTCATGGGCTCGGGCGCCATCGGAATCGAGTTCGCCTCCTTCTACCGCACCATGGGCGTCGAGGTGACGGTGGTCGAGGTGATGCCGCAGGTCGTCCCCGTCGAGGACGCCGAGATCGGCGCCTTCGCCCGCAAGGCCTTCGAGAAGCAGGGCATCAAGATCCTGACCTCGGCCAAGGTCACCAAGGTCGAGAAGGGCGCTGACAGCGTCACCGCCCATATCGAGGACGAGAAGGGCGGCAAGCAGACGATCACCGCCGACCGCATGATCTCGGCCGTCGGCGTCGTCGGCAACATCGAGAATCTCGGCCTCGAGGCGCTCGGTGTGAAGACCGACCGCGGCTGCATCGTCATCGACGGGCTCTGCCGCACCAATGTGAAGGGCCTCTATGCCATCGGCGACGTCGCCGGCCCGCCGATGCTCGCCCACAAGGCCGAGCATGAGGGCGTGATCTGCGTCGAGGCGATCAAGGGCCTCCACCCGCACCCGATGGACAAGCTGATGATCCCGGGCTGCACCTATTGCCACCCGCAGATCGCCAGCGTCGGCCTGACCGAGGCCAAGGCCAAGGCTGCCGGACACGAGATCAAGGTTGGCCGCTTCCCCTTCGTCGCCAACGGCAAGGCGGTGGCGCTCGGCGAGGATTCCGGCCTCGCCAAGACGATCTTCGATGCCAAGACCGGCAAGCTGCTCGGCGCCCATCTGGTCGGGCCCGAGGTCACCGAGCTGATCCAGGGCTTCGTCGTGGCGATGAACCTCGAGACCACCGAGGAAGAGCTGATGCACACCGTCTTCCCGCATCCGACGATCTCGGAGGTGATGAAGGAGAGCGTGCTCGACGCCTATGGCAAGGCGCTGAACGCTTAA
- a CDS encoding alpha/beta hydrolase family protein has product MKRLSLGLAVLALLTAWSPARACEGAGCANGLVYEAFGPAPGAGRPVLAVFIHGDVSAGGPADYMVAHARQFAASRKNVVAIALLRPGYYDRGGRQSAGSDNGRRDTFHSGNNRAVAGAIRELKQRYGARGAVALGHSGGAGTIGVIAGSDPGLLNGIVLAACPCDVAAWNASRGRRGGFSSQSPVDYLSGVAPGTAIVAVTGQGDDNTRPELATDYVAKAQARGLSARVQIVGGGHNFNGPLSSASVAALGGMVR; this is encoded by the coding sequence ATGAAGCGGCTTTCTCTGGGATTGGCGGTGCTGGCTCTGCTGACGGCCTGGTCTCCGGCCCGGGCCTGCGAGGGGGCCGGCTGCGCCAACGGCCTGGTCTACGAGGCCTTCGGGCCGGCGCCGGGCGCAGGCCGTCCGGTGCTCGCCGTTTTCATCCATGGCGATGTCTCGGCGGGTGGGCCGGCCGACTACATGGTGGCCCATGCCCGGCAGTTCGCCGCCTCGCGCAAGAACGTGGTCGCCATCGCCCTGCTGCGGCCGGGCTATTACGACCGCGGCGGGCGGCAGAGCGCAGGCTCCGACAACGGCCGGCGCGACACCTTCCATTCCGGGAACAACCGCGCGGTCGCGGGCGCGATCCGCGAGCTCAAGCAGCGTTACGGCGCGCGCGGGGCGGTGGCGCTCGGCCATTCCGGCGGGGCCGGCACGATCGGCGTGATCGCCGGCAGCGATCCCGGCCTGCTGAACGGCATCGTGCTGGCCGCCTGCCCCTGCGATGTCGCGGCGTGGAATGCGAGCCGCGGCCGGCGCGGCGGCTTCTCGTCGCAATCGCCGGTGGACTATCTCTCCGGCGTCGCGCCGGGAACCGCCATCGTCGCGGTGACCGGGCAGGGCGACGACAACACGCGCCCCGAACTGGCGACGGACTATGTCGCGAAGGCACAGGCGCGGGGCCTCTCCGCCCGCGTCCAGATCGTCGGCGGCGGGCATAACTTCAACGGGCCTCTCTCCTCAGCCTCGGTCGCGGCGCTCGGCGGCATGGTCCGCTAG
- a CDS encoding GlsB/YeaQ/YmgE family stress response membrane protein, whose translation MAPRTRKPKDADTIVPDEQVEILPPGRGLVLDWRVIAPTVALGTVTGFVASLVVGGGGLLRHAVVGLLGMLVGQGLVRLTGWRVRTGYARLDDMAMAVIGAILVVLLARFIA comes from the coding sequence ATGGCGCCCCGCACCCGCAAACCGAAAGACGCCGACACGATCGTGCCTGACGAGCAGGTCGAGATCCTGCCGCCCGGTCGCGGCCTCGTGCTCGACTGGCGCGTGATCGCGCCGACGGTGGCGCTCGGCACGGTGACCGGCTTCGTGGCCAGCCTCGTCGTCGGCGGTGGCGGACTGCTGCGCCACGCCGTGGTTGGCCTGCTCGGCATGCTGGTCGGGCAGGGGCTGGTCAGGCTGACGGGCTGGCGTGTCCGCACCGGCTATGCGCGCCTCGACGACATGGCGATGGCGGTCATCGGCGCCATTCTTGTCGTCTTGCTGGCGCGCTTCATCGCTTAG
- a CDS encoding GlsB/YeaQ/YmgE family stress response membrane protein: protein MENFAATMAQPGYGFFATIFIGMLAGWIAEKITSADHGLFTNMLVGVAGSFLGSRLAELLDIPIFGFWRTLAAAIAGAVVVIVIWNAARGRR, encoded by the coding sequence ATGGAAAACTTCGCCGCCACCATGGCCCAACCGGGCTATGGCTTCTTCGCAACGATCTTCATCGGCATGCTCGCCGGCTGGATCGCCGAAAAGATCACCTCGGCCGATCACGGCCTCTTCACCAACATGCTCGTCGGCGTCGCCGGCTCGTTCCTCGGCAGCCGCCTGGCGGAGCTGCTGGACATCCCGATCTTCGGCTTCTGGCGCACGCTCGCGGCCGCGATCGCCGGTGCGGTCGTCGTCATCGTGATCTGGAACGCCGCGCGCGGGCGCCGCTGA
- the lipA gene encoding lipoyl synthase, producing the protein MALVLDLLNRDPRPNAGNPKSEAAQAPAELRHPEKQKRPENPILRKPDWIRVKAPGSPKWAETQKIVKAEKLVTVCEEAGCPNIGECWEKKHATFMIMGDTCTRACAFCNVKTGVPQALDPLEPAKVAQAVAKLGLEHVVITSVDRDDLKDGGAEHFAQVIRAIRKASPGTTIEILTPDFLRKPGALEVVVAAKPDVFNHNLETVPGKYLTVRPGARYFHSLRLLQRVKELDPTIFTKSGIMVGLGEERNEILQLMDDLRSADVDFITIGQYLAPSRKHHAVIRFVTPEEFKGFEAIAYVKGFLMVSSTPLTRSSHHAGEDFARLRAAREAKVGIGHNSRG; encoded by the coding sequence ATGGCCCTCGTCCTCGACCTGCTCAACCGCGATCCTCGGCCCAATGCCGGCAATCCGAAATCCGAGGCCGCCCAGGCCCCGGCGGAACTGCGCCATCCGGAGAAGCAGAAGCGGCCCGAGAACCCGATCCTGCGCAAGCCGGACTGGATCCGCGTCAAGGCTCCGGGCTCGCCGAAATGGGCCGAGACCCAGAAGATCGTGAAGGCCGAGAAGCTGGTCACGGTCTGCGAGGAGGCCGGCTGCCCCAATATCGGCGAGTGCTGGGAAAAGAAGCACGCCACCTTCATGATCATGGGCGACACCTGCACGCGGGCCTGCGCCTTCTGCAACGTCAAGACCGGCGTGCCCCAGGCGCTCGACCCGCTCGAGCCGGCCAAGGTCGCCCAGGCCGTCGCCAAGCTCGGGCTCGAGCATGTCGTGATCACCTCGGTCGATCGCGACGACCTTAAGGATGGCGGCGCCGAGCATTTCGCCCAGGTCATCCGCGCCATCCGCAAGGCTTCGCCCGGCACCACCATCGAGATCCTGACGCCGGACTTCCTGCGCAAGCCCGGCGCGCTCGAGGTCGTCGTCGCGGCCAAGCCCGACGTCTTCAACCACAATCTCGAGACCGTGCCGGGCAAGTATCTGACGGTGCGCCCCGGTGCGCGCTATTTCCACTCGCTGCGGCTGCTGCAGCGGGTCAAGGAGCTCGACCCGACGATCTTCACCAAGTCCGGCATCATGGTCGGCCTCGGCGAGGAGCGGAACGAGATCCTGCAGCTGATGGACGATCTGCGCTCGGCCGATGTCGACTTCATCACGATCGGCCAATATCTCGCGCCCTCGCGCAAGCACCATGCGGTGATCCGCTTCGTCACGCCCGAGGAGTTCAAGGGCTTCGAGGCGATCGCCTATGTGAAGGGCTTCCTGATGGTGTCCTCGACGCCGCTGACGCGCTCCTCGCATCATGCCGGCGAGGATTTCGCGCGGCTGCGCGCGGCCCGCGAGGCGAAGGTCGGCATCGGCCACAACAGCCGCGGCTGA
- a CDS encoding type II toxin-antitoxin system RatA family toxin: MPMFNSARRVRHTPEQMFALVADVEKYPQFLPLCEGLTVRRRTPQDGGGEVLLADMTVGYKAIRETFTSRVTLDPANLRILVEYVDGPFRYLENRWTFKPHESGCEIGFFISYEFASRMLGLLMGAMFDKAFRKFAEAFERRADLVYGDDARRDTVTTS; encoded by the coding sequence ATGCCGATGTTCAACAGCGCCCGGCGGGTGCGCCACACCCCCGAGCAGATGTTCGCGCTCGTCGCCGATGTCGAGAAATACCCCCAGTTCCTGCCGCTCTGCGAGGGCCTGACGGTGCGCCGCCGCACGCCGCAGGACGGCGGTGGCGAGGTCCTGCTGGCCGACATGACCGTCGGCTACAAGGCGATCCGCGAGACCTTCACCAGCCGCGTCACGCTCGATCCCGCCAATCTTCGGATCCTCGTCGAATATGTCGACGGCCCCTTCCGCTATCTGGAGAACCGCTGGACCTTCAAGCCGCACGAGAGCGGCTGCGAGATCGGCTTCTTCATTTCCTACGAGTTCGCCAGCCGCATGCTCGGGCTGCTGATGGGAGCGATGTTCGACAAGGCCTTCCGTAAATTCGCGGAAGCCTTTGAGCGTAGGGCCGACCTTGTTTACGGTGATGACGCAAGGAGAGATACGGTCACCACGTCTTAA
- a CDS encoding spermidine synthase — MDASSTPASSLGATRRMTATVPIYTVTLFLSAFLLFGIQPMFAKMVLPKLGGSPGVWSVAMVFFQTVLLAGYGYAHWLVSRFTVRRAALVHIALMVAVPLVGLPIGIAAGFERPPQEGETLWLIALFAASVGLPFFAVAANGPLLQAWFARSGHPRAADPYFLYAASNIGSFLALIAYPFLVEPVLTLSLQSHAWSWGFGLLLAAIAACAGLAIGGGATGVAATRELAAPAAVTGRQKLGWVALAFVPSGLLVAVTAHLSTDVASVPLLWVVPLALFLLTFVIVFQRRPVLRHGWMLTAQLVFVAALTLKMLFQPGIGWGGELALHLGLFFTTAMVAHGELARRRPDAANLTGFYLWMSLGGVLGGLFCGLFAPLLFNSVVEYPILIIAGVLCRPAFTGIRISRPVRAGLVGLAFVGLFAIIVTEQQRSDSVRSFFGVNRITESPDGRFRILVHGSTVHGAQRLRNDDDSIVTGRPEALSYYFTGGGIADGIDAVRRARGGTLHAVAAIGLGTGSLACQTRPGEDWTFFEIDPQVARMATDPARFSFMSQCAPGARIVLGDARLTLSDAAPDSLDLIVVDAFSSDAIPIHLMTTEAIGLYLSKLKPNGAILFHISNRNMDLGPVVTATAHARGLSTWIRASNPTPELMLQRKFSPHVAVVARKAEDVGLSPVEGWVRQEGPGTARAWRDDYADVISAIWRKLAR, encoded by the coding sequence ATGGATGCGTCGTCGACACCGGCATCGAGCCTGGGCGCCACGCGGCGGATGACCGCTACGGTACCGATCTATACCGTGACGTTGTTCCTGTCGGCCTTCCTGCTGTTCGGCATCCAGCCGATGTTCGCCAAGATGGTGCTGCCGAAGCTCGGCGGCTCGCCGGGTGTGTGGTCGGTGGCGATGGTCTTCTTCCAGACCGTGCTGCTCGCCGGATACGGCTACGCGCATTGGCTCGTCAGCCGCTTCACTGTCCGTCGCGCGGCGCTGGTGCATATCGCGCTGATGGTCGCGGTTCCGCTGGTCGGCCTGCCGATCGGCATCGCGGCGGGCTTCGAACGTCCGCCGCAGGAGGGCGAGACGCTCTGGCTGATCGCGCTCTTCGCCGCCTCGGTGGGGCTGCCCTTCTTCGCCGTCGCCGCCAACGGGCCGCTGCTGCAGGCATGGTTCGCCCGCTCCGGCCATCCCCGGGCCGCCGATCCCTATTTCCTCTACGCCGCCTCGAACATCGGCAGCTTCCTCGCGCTCATCGCCTATCCCTTCCTGGTCGAGCCGGTGCTGACGCTGTCGCTGCAGTCTCATGCCTGGAGCTGGGGCTTCGGCCTGCTGCTCGCCGCCATCGCGGCCTGTGCGGGCCTGGCGATCGGCGGCGGCGCGACCGGCGTCGCGGCGACGCGCGAGCTGGCGGCGCCGGCCGCGGTCACCGGGCGCCAGAAGCTGGGCTGGGTCGCGCTCGCCTTCGTTCCCTCGGGCCTCCTCGTCGCGGTGACGGCGCATCTCTCCACCGATGTCGCCTCAGTGCCGCTGCTTTGGGTGGTGCCGCTGGCGCTGTTCCTGCTGACCTTCGTGATCGTCTTCCAGCGCCGCCCCGTCCTGCGCCATGGCTGGATGCTGACGGCCCAGCTCGTCTTCGTCGCCGCCCTGACGCTCAAGATGCTGTTTCAGCCCGGTATCGGCTGGGGCGGCGAGCTCGCGCTGCATCTGGGCCTGTTCTTCACGACGGCGATGGTCGCCCATGGCGAGCTGGCGCGGCGCCGCCCCGATGCCGCCAACCTGACCGGGTTCTATCTCTGGATGTCGCTCGGCGGCGTTCTCGGCGGCCTGTTCTGCGGCCTGTTCGCGCCCCTGCTGTTCAACTCCGTGGTCGAATACCCCATCCTGATCATCGCGGGCGTCCTCTGCCGCCCCGCCTTCACCGGCATCCGGATCTCACGCCCCGTGCGCGCCGGGCTGGTGGGCCTGGCCTTCGTCGGATTGTTCGCGATCATCGTCACCGAGCAGCAGCGCAGCGACTCCGTGCGCTCCTTCTTCGGGGTCAACCGGATCACCGAGAGCCCGGACGGCCGCTTCCGCATCCTCGTCCATGGCAGCACGGTCCATGGCGCCCAGCGCCTGCGCAACGACGACGACAGCATCGTCACCGGTCGGCCCGAGGCGCTCAGCTACTACTTCACCGGCGGCGGCATTGCCGACGGCATCGACGCTGTGCGGCGCGCGCGCGGCGGCACGCTGCATGCCGTCGCGGCGATTGGGCTGGGCACCGGCTCGCTCGCCTGCCAGACCCGGCCCGGTGAGGACTGGACCTTCTTCGAGATCGACCCGCAGGTCGCGCGCATGGCCACCGACCCGGCCCGCTTCAGCTTCATGAGCCAGTGCGCGCCAGGGGCCCGGATCGTGCTGGGCGATGCCCGACTGACCCTGTCGGATGCCGCGCCGGACTCACTCGACCTGATCGTCGTGGACGCCTTTTCCTCGGATGCGATCCCGATCCATCTGATGACGACGGAGGCGATCGGCCTCTATCTGAGCAAGCTGAAGCCGAACGGTGCGATCCTGTTCCACATCTCCAACCGGAACATGGATCTCGGCCCTGTCGTCACCGCGACCGCCCATGCGCGGGGACTGTCGACCTGGATTCGCGCATCCAACCCCACGCCGGAGCTGATGCTGCAGCGGAAGTTCTCGCCCCATGTCGCGGTCGTCGCCCGCAAGGCCGAGGATGTCGGCCTCAGCCCCGTCGAAGGGTGGGTCAGGCAGGAGGGGCCGGGCACGGCGCGGGCCTGGCGCGACGACTATGCCGACGTGATCAGCGCGATCTGGCGCAAGCTCGCGCGCTGA
- a CDS encoding CinA family protein yields MPFDSEITQHAIAVLEACRARGATVATVESCTGGLVGGALTAIPGSSDVVMGGLITYSNAAKTALAGVPDDLLAIHGAVSEPVARAMAAGGRAALASSLAVSITGVAGPGGGSEAKPVGLVHFACAGPVGTVHRERRFGPLSRDEIRRLSVLIALDMLHEGASGA; encoded by the coding sequence ATGCCGTTCGACAGCGAGATCACGCAGCACGCGATCGCCGTGCTGGAAGCCTGCCGGGCCCGGGGCGCAACCGTCGCGACGGTCGAATCCTGCACCGGAGGGCTGGTCGGCGGCGCGCTGACGGCGATCCCGGGCTCGTCGGATGTCGTGATGGGTGGCCTGATCACCTATTCCAACGCGGCGAAGACGGCCCTGGCCGGCGTGCCGGACGATCTGCTCGCGATCCATGGCGCCGTCAGTGAGCCGGTGGCGCGGGCGATGGCGGCGGGCGGCCGGGCCGCGCTGGCGTCGAGCCTCGCCGTCTCCATCACCGGGGTGGCCGGTCCCGGTGGCGGCAGCGAGGCCAAGCCCGTGGGCCTCGTCCACTTCGCCTGCGCCGGACCGGTCGGCACCGTGCACCGCGAAAGGCGCTTCGGCCCGCTCTCGCGCGACGAGATCCGGCGGCTGTCGGTGCTGATTGCCCTCGACATGCTGCACGAGGGCGCGTCGGGGGCCTGA
- a CDS encoding bifunctional 2-C-methyl-D-erythritol 4-phosphate cytidylyltransferase/2-C-methyl-D-erythritol 2,4-cyclodiphosphate synthase has product MAAERDDTQAAVAVLVVAGGRGLRAGFDAPKQYRLLDGRPVLRHALAPFLATPGIARLAVVIGAGDEARYQDAVAGLTDDRIDPPTPGGATRQESVRLGLEALAASGFAGQVLVHDAARPFLTENLVRAAIAAVDAAGVAAIPVLPVTDTIKRLDDAGRIAETPPRDRLVSVQTPQAFGFAVLLAAHRAALAAGRDGFTDDAALMEWAGHPVATFPGEPANLKLTHPEDFDRGGAPAGRPLVVRVGTGYDVHAFTQGDHVWLGGVRIAHDRGVLAHSDGDVALHALTDALLGALAEGDIGTHFPPSDPQWRGAASHRFLAFAAERVRARGGVIDFLDLTLVCEAPKVGPHREAIRQAIATAAGVRLDQVAIKATTSERLGFTGRKEGLAALATATIRLPDPPAAMPSP; this is encoded by the coding sequence GTGGCCGCCGAACGAGATGACACGCAAGCCGCCGTCGCCGTGCTCGTCGTCGCGGGTGGCCGCGGGCTGAGGGCCGGCTTCGATGCTCCCAAGCAATACCGGCTGCTGGACGGGCGCCCGGTTCTTCGGCACGCGCTGGCTCCTTTTCTGGCGACGCCCGGGATCGCGCGCCTTGCGGTGGTGATCGGCGCCGGTGACGAGGCGCGCTATCAGGACGCCGTCGCCGGCCTTACCGACGATCGCATCGATCCGCCGACGCCAGGCGGCGCCACCCGTCAGGAGTCGGTCCGCCTCGGGCTCGAGGCGCTGGCGGCGAGCGGTTTTGCGGGACAGGTTCTGGTGCATGACGCGGCCCGCCCCTTTCTCACGGAGAACCTCGTGCGGGCGGCGATCGCGGCGGTCGACGCCGCCGGGGTGGCGGCAATCCCGGTCCTGCCCGTCACCGATACGATCAAGCGGCTGGACGATGCGGGCCGGATCGCCGAGACCCCGCCGCGCGACCGGCTCGTCAGCGTGCAGACGCCGCAGGCCTTCGGATTCGCGGTGCTGCTGGCCGCGCACCGGGCGGCGCTCGCGGCCGGTCGCGACGGCTTCACCGACGACGCTGCGCTGATGGAATGGGCCGGACATCCGGTCGCGACCTTCCCCGGGGAGCCCGCCAACTTGAAACTGACCCATCCCGAGGATTTCGACCGGGGCGGCGCGCCCGCAGGCCGGCCGCTGGTGGTGCGGGTCGGCACCGGCTACGACGTCCACGCCTTCACGCAGGGTGACCATGTCTGGCTGGGCGGCGTGCGCATCGCCCATGATCGCGGCGTGCTGGCGCATTCGGACGGCGACGTGGCGCTGCATGCCCTCACCGATGCGCTGTTGGGGGCGCTCGCCGAGGGCGACATCGGGACCCATTTCCCGCCGAGCGATCCGCAATGGCGCGGCGCCGCTTCGCACCGATTCCTGGCCTTCGCGGCCGAGCGGGTGCGGGCGCGCGGCGGGGTGATCGACTTCCTCGACCTGACCCTCGTCTGCGAGGCGCCGAAGGTCGGGCCGCATCGCGAAGCGATCCGCCAGGCCATCGCGACGGCGGCCGGGGTGCGGCTCGATCAGGTCGCGATCAAGGCGACGACCTCCGAGCGCCTCGGCTTCACCGGCCGCAAGGAAGGCCTGGCCGCGCTCGCGACCGCGACGATCCGCCTGCCCGATCCGCCGGCTGCGATGCCATCCCCCTGA
- the dusB gene encoding tRNA dihydrouridine synthase DusB, with protein sequence MAVPLPVTLASRALLAPMSGVTDIVMRRIAARHGAGLVISEMVASDEFVRGSEEARIRAEGAGISPHVVQLAGCDPHWLGEAARLAEANGAAIVDINMGCPAKKVTGGWAGSALMRDLDHAVALVEAAVAAVKVPVTVKMRLGWDDSSRNAPELARRAVAAGARLITVHGRTRQQFYKGVADWAAIRAVRAAGDFPLVANGDIRDADDARLCLARSGADLVMVGRAALGRPWLVGAIGAALDGLAPVELSLAQKHAVAREHYEGLLTLMGKAHGVRHARKHLAAYADEAVASGGTADAEQRRILLTTDEPDRAIAMLARLFSPDCSRVAA encoded by the coding sequence ATGGCCGTTCCGCTTCCCGTGACGCTCGCGTCGCGCGCCTTGCTGGCGCCGATGTCGGGCGTGACGGACATCGTCATGCGCCGGATCGCGGCACGCCATGGCGCGGGGCTCGTCATCTCGGAGATGGTGGCCTCGGACGAGTTCGTCCGCGGCAGCGAAGAGGCGCGCATCCGGGCGGAGGGCGCCGGCATCTCGCCGCATGTCGTCCAGCTCGCCGGCTGCGACCCACATTGGCTCGGCGAGGCGGCGCGCCTGGCCGAGGCCAACGGCGCCGCCATCGTCGACATCAACATGGGCTGCCCGGCCAAGAAGGTCACCGGCGGCTGGGCCGGCTCGGCCCTGATGCGCGATCTCGACCATGCCGTCGCGCTGGTCGAGGCCGCGGTCGCCGCCGTGAAGGTGCCGGTGACGGTGAAGATGCGCCTCGGCTGGGACGATTCCTCGCGCAATGCGCCGGAGCTGGCGCGCCGCGCGGTCGCGGCGGGCGCCCGGCTGATCACGGTCCATGGCCGCACGCGCCAGCAGTTCTACAAGGGCGTCGCCGATTGGGCGGCGATCCGCGCCGTGCGGGCGGCTGGCGACTTTCCGCTCGTCGCGAACGGCGACATCCGCGATGCCGACGACGCCCGGCTGTGCCTGGCCCGGTCGGGGGCCGATCTCGTCATGGTCGGGCGCGCGGCGCTCGGGCGCCCCTGGCTCGTCGGGGCCATCGGGGCCGCGCTGGACGGGCTCGCCCCGGTCGAGCTGTCGCTCGCCCAGAAGCATGCCGTGGCGCGGGAACACTATGAGGGGCTGCTGACCCTCATGGGCAAAGCCCATGGCGTCCGCCATGCCCGCAAGCACCTGGCGGCCTATGCCGACGAGGCCGTCGCCAGCGGCGGCACCGCCGATGCGGAGCAGCGCCGCATCCTGTTGACGACCGACGAGCCGGACCGCGCCATCGCGATGCTGGCCCGCCTCTTTTCTCCCGATTGCAGCCGCGTTGCGGCCTGA